Proteins encoded in a region of the Planococcus citri chromosome 1, ihPlaCitr1.1, whole genome shotgun sequence genome:
- the LOC135832566 gene encoding uncharacterized protein LOC135832566 — protein sequence MEKNWLFPSLQEMSSFKLAQGLFLQSVKPANRDAPDTIYYSALSRESICEEACDFVEQKVHIPQSFIAPIKQQIRLVWKETNTWILHFEQCICDSHYQRDFTHILPSVVWHSDGFIDYQQTAAKLLTNPNLSLRQKYVLMCKYCLEAELQHFWDNHDTEFRSTTEFGDSRLGSYWDSIKEHYLTNIPRDNFEKHHPHLAATKLRELCKHEFVAVGYFWSKLALNEQLHSVQYCTCPKVLTSWLRNLSKTDLRQVLMKNFHEILEICTNYRSYTKYIYRLWIIIKDCITEDDFATLLEFLRRKVNKEIEDVRLTTSLLMDIWDDSSDEMKSHAFQYESGRCIYDICMVLERDMNTFEERDDRLVHRILSDAIDEFLEEFKRNECVKYLIKF from the coding sequence atggaaaaaaactggCTATTTCCATCTTTACAAGAGATGTCGTCATTCAAATTGGCCCAAGGATTGTTTCTCCAATCCGTGAAACCTGCAAACAGGGACGCTCCAGATACAATTTATTATTCGGCTTTATCGCGGGAGAGTATTTGCGAAGAGGCGTGCGACTTCGTTGAGCAAAAAGTGCACATTCCACAGAGTTTCATCGCACCTATCAAACAACAAATTAGATTAGTCTGGAAGGAAACGAATACCTGGATTTTACATTTCGAGCAATGTATTTGCGATTCGCATTACCAAAGAGATTTCACACATATCCTACCTAGTGTCGTATGGCACTCGGATGGTTTTATCGATTATCAACAAACAGCCGCAAAATTATTGACTAATCCGAATCTAAGCCTTCGTCAAAAATACGTTCTGATGTGTAAATACTGTTTGGAAGCAGagcttcaacatttttgggaTAATCACGATACCGAATTCCGATCCACGACCGAATTTGGCGATTCTCGTCTAGGATCTTACTGGGATTCGATTAAAGAACATTACCTGACGAATATTCCTagagataattttgaaaaacatcatcCGCACTTGGCTGCGACAAAATTACGCGAGCTTTGCAAACACGAATTTGTCGCTGTAGGATATTTTTGGAGTAAGCTCGCCTTGAACGAACAGTTACATAGCGTTCAATACTGCACGTGCCCCAAAGTATTAACATCTTGGTTACGAAATTTGAGTAAAACTGATCTACGTCAagtattgatgaaaaatttccacgaaatatTGGAAATTTGCACGAATTATCGATCGTACACGAAATACATTTATCGGTTGTGGATTATTATCAAAGATTGTATTACCGAAGATGATTTTGCAACATTATTGGAGTTCCTCAGACGTAAAGTCAACAAGGAAATAGAAGACGTACGTTTGACCACAAGTTTGCTGATGGATATATGGGACGATTCATCTGATGAAATGAAATCACACGCTTTTCAGTACGAATCAGGTCGTTGTATTTATGATATTTGTATGGTACTGGAACGCGATATGAATACTTTTGAAGAGCGTGATGATAGACTGGTGCATAGGATTCTATCCGATGCCATCGACGAATTTCTCGAAGAATTTAAGCGAAATGAATGCGTGAagtatttgattaaattttaa